The genomic DNA GACATTGAATTATTTTGCACAAATCCTggaataacataatataaatatgtacGATTCATAACATGCATTAAGTGGGAAAACTGTtctaatcataaaatattaaatagctGATCCCACCTTTGGGGGTAGCCCACAGAATTTCTCTATTATTTCTCCTTTTTTTTAAGGGCTGATCCAAAGATGTCTAACTTGATTATCCGTTCATGTTGTAGTTTACAGGTGGCAAGAGTTATAGCTTGCATATTCTAAAATCGTTTAAATCTTCTAAaccatttcatgatttttttacaCGAAGTAACAACAAACCATGACTGGGAAAGTCTGCGAATCAAAGCTCCGGAAGGGTGAAATTGAGGGAAGGGTACGAGCAGGATATATGTGACTTGTGGGAAGGTATAGGATTCTGTATGGATTCAATACTGTTACCGACAACAACAGATACCGTAGTTGATGTAGAACGGATCCACCGATTCACCGAACGGATTCGGACAGGCCGAACGGATTCACCGATTTTCACAACGAGTAATGCAAGATCAGACTCtcaacattcatttatttttattttttcctgcCTGCTTTCACTTTTATGGTTGAACTTGAATGTCCAGGAAGAATAACTTATTATATTGATAACTGATAATAATACGTCTTTTGgcttaaatatataatttaattaccTCATTAATTAATTACCTTTTCTTTAATGTACTTTATTTCAGCTATCTGAGAATCACTCTACAATACATGAACTAACAACCTCTATTGACTTGAATAAAATACACGCAGTCAATACATCTTGCTATATGAAATcctatttcataaatatatataccaaatagGCTATGATGGATGCTTACCTGCCCTTTCACCCCAattaattcatttatatattttaccatATTTCCATGCATATTTTGAGGTTGTTTTTTCGAGTTGCGCCTAAAAGTGGTTTGCGTGTTTAAAACTATAATTTCACATGACATTTAACGGTATTAATTCCGAATGTCAACCCAGGTAGATCCAAATTTTAACTTCGTTCCATGACTCCAATATTAGGAAATCGTTGCGTcttcaaaaagtttgggttactaCTGTTTGACGaataaagttgaataaaatcCAGAAAAACACATTTAGTGTTACAACAACGTacaatgtttttgaaatttgttccgGAGAATACAAGCAAACGAACAGTAACCCCAACACCTGTTTTGCATAGTCGTTCCCGAAGTTGGCGATTAATCATCAGTGGCTTTAAAAAACtataatgacgtcatattggatatAACGCATTGagccaaataaaaaaataccgtTGTACTTAAGTTTTCAATTTGTAAACTGAATTCATTAAGATCGGATGCCCTTGATTCTTCTGATTATATTCTCCAAGTTTTTGTTACTCTAAGTTTAGGTAATGTTTCctaattatcaataaaataccaGTCTTTCGAAACAGGAATgtactagagcaggggtcagcctacggcccgcgggccagatcctgtccgcggagtaaaataatccagcACGCGATTCTTTACTGAATTATAGAAATCGGCTGTTTTgatgattatattctttacgtaacagaatttattttaagtCACGTGTAGACTAatttatactataacctaacaagtaaaTAAGTAGGCTActcgtttattaattataattagacaaatggcaacaaaccGCAGAATAGtttatgctaagtgcaaagggttcaatggcgcagaaaatatttaaatgaattttattgagatgaagaaataaatttatatttctttttaagAAATGTATctttgcttgatttttataaaaaagtatcTTCTTGAAAGAAAACCTTACCCCAATTTGAGTGACAAATCATGCGAATAACTTTctatcgatgtttggaagtacatatgtacgcgaacaattatttcagaaaacgaacattacaaagaacaagctgagaattcggattagtgatgcccatttataaaatgtttttatcttGGCTTCATTCAGTGTCCCATTCAGAAAACGTTTCCCATTCAGTGACGTTGAAAACGTATTAAGCGGGTTGCAACaaaaagtgtcacattaaatgtcatttgtaatttttcttcTCAAGTAAAACGAttaagttgagttcacgagttgaCGCAGTCTTCGCACGCTGCTTAAATCCTAAAATGTCAACATCTGATCTGATCAAAAAATTGCGATTAATCGGCCATaccttcggtttttaactttcaaaaaataagtGTCACCCAACAAGACTCGCAACCTTTAGTTTTGGTccacgagcgacaaaaggttgccgacatCATAAAGTTTTCTTATATGGTGCACAAATATCACCAGTATGTTATTAAGATATACTAATTGTggaatttggcaataatatgaTTGTTCTGAGACATTCTTTTTAATATAATTCCATTTCTCATCCAACATTTGTCATTTCTGAACCTAACAATTTGACCTGTATTTCCCATTTTGATTTCTTGTGCATCGCTCAGAGTTTCATCTCAAGTTATCAATTTTTAGAAGTACAATTTCAATGAGAAGTTTGAAAGTATCGGTTGTGCTTTAATAGGGATTTGGGAAATAAATTTTCGGCACAACAGCTTTTTCTACTATTTGCACCCTGGCGTTACCGGGTCGCAAATAAAGGGGGTTACAAGGAGTATGAAGCAtgcatgttgaaaaataaagcgcCTTGTGCTTTGCGAAGTATGTAACTGATGTTATTGCGTGATACAATTTTACATGTAAATGTATAGATATAGTGTTCAATCCACACGTACTTTCAAATCCCGGTCACCAAAGATGCCTCTAACCACATTATAACACTTCTATTTGCATTTGCTTAGAATTTATTGTCAATATCAGCAGATGGTAAAGGCAATTGGCATAAATTCATCAGCCTAATCTAAAACTAAGATATTTCCATGGTCGTTTGTCGTTCGGTTGATGTCGGCGGTGTTTATATACATCTGACATATCTGAAGCATCCGTCATACTTGACAATGCGGTAGGATTTGTACGTGCTGAAATAGGATTATGTTAAACAGGAAAAACTCTGATTCAATTCAATTACAAAACTAACTAAGACTTACCAGAATTGCTTGTAAGCAAAGCAATAAGAAGAAGACGTGGGCAACACGCATCGATAATTATAGGTGATCTTAAGTTCTCGAAGTTGCACACAGtatgtacatttgaatccacaaGCATAATGCTCCTTCAGATCACTGAGATGTTTCCCCCAGTCTTGTTCAATCTTGGTCACTATGTCGGTGTGTTCTTTCTTCGTTTTCTCTTCGTAGGCGTTGTACAATTTTTGAGCTTCGTTGCCGAGTGGTTTGCCCATATAAAATTCAAGCAGTTTCAAATACTGTTCCGTTCTGAGTTGGGCaatctaaacatttttgcaagaattatataaatataaatacatattttaaacaaaatgtcaCGCTGTCAACCTTTTCCAATCTCTCTGTAATGCATTTCAGTCTTCTTTCAAACCGTTCCGATAAGCACTTTACATAGCTTTCGATCTTTGTCTTTCTGGTAGATAGGCATGTTGCATATTGTGCAACATATTTGGCAATTCGCTCATTGAGCCTTTGCTCGTGGCAACCAATCATGTCAGTGTATGCCTTGGAAGCGCGAGAAAGGCGCTCCCCAAGCTTTTTTTCATACTCTGCAAtcgcttttttcttttgttCGTCCAATGATTTCTGATATTCTTCTAGGGAAGTCAAGTTATCTGCTGTGATGCAATTGTTTCTGGAAATATAAAGAGCAACTGAGCCAAATGTCATCTTATGATATACTTATTCACCGTGACACTTACTGTACTAAGTAATTTGCTTTATAATACGTTATCAAACATTTGTGTCTCTCATCAACAATCTTTTTGAAAGACTCCAATGCCTTCTGATTAGTTATTTTTGCTTGCGCATACCAATCATCATATGTTTTCTTCATGGATTCAATTATTGTCTTAGCTTTATTATCAAGGTcttctttgaatttttgttcgGTGATATTAACTTCATCTTAAGtgtaataaaaacattaaattcaGTGAAACATAAAGACAATTGAGCAAACGTTTTAGGACTTGCACTAACCGGTTACACATTTTTTCAGCTCCTTGTATTTGATTGTCCTGTATTGAAATTTGTAGGTCAAGAAACGGAAGCAACTTCTTTGGGTAGTAATTTTGTACGTCCACCATTTCCCGATACTTCGACTATAAAGAAAAAACCAAGAGTagaattatattgatatatactaTTTACCTgccatttatttataattaccaaTTGGTGTAAAATT from Styela clava chromosome 12, kaStyClav1.hap1.2, whole genome shotgun sequence includes the following:
- the LOC144430814 gene encoding uncharacterized protein LOC144430814 yields the protein MKILLLLLGCLAVANAALYQPSHCGYVTYNVGQFYRINYGCYSFRSYYCPAWFTTKYYSNVLKSYPGEKCTEDGFEEMTVAVFETEVKKQLKEVADKIYLDMQQKKGDWVETATNQNTEAKTKHEDAIEEYAKQYLKITGLQEESEEMKETNKKAIENYNTKLDSLLEEAKKNYNDDMQKRFACVQEYHKKLVERSVTCFNTRLAKIEEYKKALEKRVTEYETKYKCVMEAIVKQRSEVFQKLIYRAHCSEDWNGADVNAVLEAFKTKETLSYQTQLDEYTAKLTAAIGELVKSYACAYQCAYGGTLCFGRSQFYTNCRSIGKWWTYKITTQRSCFRFLTYKFQYRTIKYKELKKCVTDEVNITEQKFKEDLDNKAKTIIESMKKTYDDWYAQAKITNQKALESFKKIVDERHKCLITYYKANYLVQNNCITADNLTSLEEYQKSLDEQKKKAIAEYEKKLGERLSRASKAYTDMIGCHEQRLNERIAKYVAQYATCLSTRKTKIESYVKCLSERFERRLKCITERLEKIAQLRTEQYLKLLEFYMGKPLGNEAQKLYNAYEEKTKKEHTDIVTKIEQDWGKHLSDLKEHYACGFKCTYCVQLRELKITYNYRCVLPTSSSYCFAYKQFCTYKSYRIVKYDGCFRYVRCI